The sequence below is a genomic window from Terriglobia bacterium.
CCACCCGCCCGGCCAGCGCGGAGACCGCCTCGGCATAGTGTTCTGGAGGCCAACGCTTGGATTTCCATCCTCCGCCGGGATTGATGATGATGTAATCTTTTGTCCCGAGCCGCTGAAGTTCTGCGCGGACCCCCTCCCTGTCCGCAGGCCGATCGGGCAGGGAAAACTCCCAACTGGAGGTGCGCGCTCCGAGGGGTTCCACCAGTGACAGATTGATCTCGATGATGTGCGTGCGGTCCTTTGGAGATACTCGCTGCGTGTAGAGTAATGCCGCCAGCGGTTCGCGCAGAAACGCCCGCGACAGGCCAAACCGCTTGCTTGAATGGCTCAGCCACGCGAAGATGGCGGACTTCATCAGGCCCTGAAAATCGATGACGGCGTCATATTGGCATTCACGAAGCGCCTGGAAGCCCTGCATGATTTCCGTCATCACTCTGCCGGAAGCCGGGTCTTTTCTCCAGCCGAGAGTATCGAGCCTGATCAGGCGGCTGATGAAAGGATTTCCGGTGAGAAGCTCTGCGAAGCGGTCCTCCACCGCCCAATGGATCTCCGCCTGCGGGTGCGCGCGGCCCAGCGCCGCCACGGCGGGCAGAGTGTGGACAATATCTCCAATTGAGCTGAGGCGAACCACAAGGAAGCGCTGACGGGATTCCGGCATTTTCATTCAGATCGAAGTGGACGAATCGGAATGGCGACTGGCTTTGATCATCCTTTTCGGAGCGTTATTTTTCCACTTTGTTGAGTTGGGCGATGCGCGCCAGCAGATCGCGGGTTGAATGGCTTTTGGGATCGCCCACAATCACCACACGCCCACCCCAACTCCGGACCACCTCGCGCTCCGGAACGGTCGCCTCCGTGTAGTCGGTCCCCTTGCAATGAACATCGGGCCGCAGGTCGCGCAAGATCCCCGCGGCGGTCGCATCATCAAAGATGACCACGTAATCAACGCATTCCATCGCCGCCAGCAGTTCGGCGCGCGCTTCTTCAGGCAGCAGCGGCCGGCCTTTGCCTTTCAGTTCTCGCACGGAGCGGTCACTGTTGACGCCCACGACCAGCGCGTCGCCCTGCTGCCGCGCCCCTTCGAGATACCGGACATGCCCAACGTGCAGAAGGTCAAAGCAGCCGTTAGCGAACACGACCTTTTGCCCGGTCTGTCGGAGGCGCTCGCCGAGCGCCGAAACTTCCGTGCGGGGAACCATCTTGCCCGTCATGCGTTGCGTATGGCCTCCTTCAGTTCGCGTGCGGTGACGGTGGCAGTCCCGCGCTTCATAACCACCAGTCCGCCCGCGCAATTCGCCAGCAGGGCGGCAATCGTAAAATCGGCGCCTGCCGCCAGCGCCAAAGTAAAAGTTGCCCCGACGGTATCGCCCGCTCCCGTCACATCGACTGCCTGATCGGACCCAAAAACCGGAATCAGTTGTGGCTTTCGGCCCTGCTGAAACAGCGCCATTCCGTCGCGGCCGCGGGTAATCAGAAGGGCCTTCAGGGACTGCCGCTCGAGCATCGCGCGCCCCAGTTCAAAGAGCAGGTCGAGATTGTTACCGATGCTCCTGCCGAACGCCGCCTCTACTTCGGGCTCGTTGGGAGTCGCGGCAGTGACTTGCGCATAGTCTCCGAGCGCGTAGCGCGAATCCACCACCACCGGCACACGCGCGGCCTCGATTCGGCGCTGGAGTGCTGCAACTGCGGATGCATCCGCCGCTCCATATCCGTAATCGGCCACCAGAACTCCGGCCTTGCCACTTAGCAGGCGCGCGGCCTGACGGCTGACGCGCCTTCGCAATTCGTTTCGGTTATCTTCGGACGGCTCGCGATCGATACGGACAATCTGCTGGCGCTGCCAATGGCTGAGCCCGCCGAGAATGCGCGACTTGGTCGGCGTGGTATAGCCCTCGACGCGCAGAAGGCCGCGCGTCGGAACGCCTCTGTTTCTGAAGTATTGGAACAGCGCCTCGCCGGCAGGGTCGTCGCCGATCAGTCCCACCGGCGTGACTCGAGCGCCCAGGTCGGCCAGGTTATTCGCGGCATTGGCTCCGCCGCCGGGCACAATCCGGCTATCGCGCTGTTTCAGAATCAGGACCGGCGCTTCGCGCGACACCCGCGCAATTTCCCCGTAGACGAATTCATCGGCGACCATATCGCCAAGCACGAGAACGTGCTGCCGAGAGAATCGCGCAATGGTCGCCAGCAAGGTCGAACGGAATTTGCGAGTGAGATTCATGAGCGGATTGATTGCGTGGCGCTTCCGGCGGCTGCGGGAGCATTCAATTCCTTCACAACGAGTCTTGCCGCTTCCAGCAGGTCTTGGGCGATCAGGTCCGGCATGCGTGGCCAGTTCTGGCGGCGGTATTCATATTCCCCGCGACCGTAGCCCGTCATCAGCAGAACGGTTCGCGCTCCAATGTTGAATCCCA
It includes:
- the waaC gene encoding lipopolysaccharide heptosyltransferase I codes for the protein MPESRQRFLVVRLSSIGDIVHTLPAVAALGRAHPQAEIHWAVEDRFAELLTGNPFISRLIRLDTLGWRKDPASGRVMTEIMQGFQALRECQYDAVIDFQGLMKSAIFAWLSHSSKRFGLSRAFLREPLAALLYTQRVSPKDRTHIIEINLSLVEPLGARTSSWEFSLPDRPADREGVRAELQRLGTKDYIIINPGGGWKSKRWPPEHYAEAVSALAGRVALDFLITGPPQEEDVAREIIARAHTPRAKWFPSTLLRFIALAREARLLIGGDTGPLHLAAAAGTPIVAIFNAADTRNTPERNGPFNPSDIILCGPRPAGHGNQSKDLNFLEGVSVGSVVNAALQRLRTENGS
- the rfaE2 gene encoding D-glycero-beta-D-manno-heptose 1-phosphate adenylyltransferase; the encoded protein is MTGKMVPRTEVSALGERLRQTGQKVVFANGCFDLLHVGHVRYLEGARQQGDALVVGVNSDRSVRELKGKGRPLLPEEARAELLAAMECVDYVVIFDDATAAGILRDLRPDVHCKGTDYTEATVPEREVVRSWGGRVVIVGDPKSHSTRDLLARIAQLNKVEK
- a CDS encoding bifunctional ADP-heptose synthase, translating into MNLTRKFRSTLLATIARFSRQHVLVLGDMVADEFVYGEIARVSREAPVLILKQRDSRIVPGGGANAANNLADLGARVTPVGLIGDDPAGEALFQYFRNRGVPTRGLLRVEGYTTPTKSRILGGLSHWQRQQIVRIDREPSEDNRNELRRRVSRQAARLLSGKAGVLVADYGYGAADASAVAALQRRIEAARVPVVVDSRYALGDYAQVTAATPNEPEVEAAFGRSIGNNLDLLFELGRAMLERQSLKALLITRGRDGMALFQQGRKPQLIPVFGSDQAVDVTGAGDTVGATFTLALAAGADFTIAALLANCAGGLVVMKRGTATVTARELKEAIRNA